The genomic segment GGCATCGAGCAGCTCGAGCAACTCCCGCTGCCGGAACGGTTTGGACAGGAAGCTGTCGAACCCCGCGACGATGTAATCGGCAATCTGCTGCGGCATGGCGTTGGCGGTCGCCGCCACCGCCGGCGCGGGCTCCAGACCCGCCTCTTTCTCAAGCCGGCGGATCTCGTCGAGACAGGCCATGCCGTCCATCTCGGGCATGGAAATGTCGATCATCAGGATGTCGAAGGGCGCCCCCTCACAGGCCTCCTGCGCGGCTTTCCAGATCTCGATCGCATCGCGCCCGTCCCTGGCTTCCTCGATCTCGATGCCACTGCTGCCCAGCATGGTGGTGATCACGAGCCGGTTGGTGGAACTGTCGTCCGCCACAAGCGCACGGCGGCCCGGATAGCTGTCACGCACCGGCCGCACTTCCGGCGCGGCCTCGTCGCCGGCCTCGGCGGGCTGCGGCAGCGCCACCTCCTCCAGCGGCAGCGTCACCCGGAAGGTCGTGCCGTGGCCCGGTGTGCTGGTGACGTCGATCTCGCCGCCCATCAGCCGCGTCATGTCGCGCACCACCGCAAGGCCCAGGCCCGTGCCGCCATAGCGCGCGGAAATATCCGCCCCCGCCTGCCGGAACGCCTGGAAGATATTCTTCAGTTGCTCGTCGGTCATGCCGATCCCGGAATCGGTGACCTCGAAGATCAGCGGCTTGTTCTTCCGCGCCGACAGTTTCAGCGTCACCTCGCCGTCGGCGGTGAACTTCATCGCGTTGTTCAGCAGGTTGTGCAGCACCTGCTTCAGGCGGTGCTCGTCGCCGCTGCGGCCCGCCCCTGCGCCGGGGCTGACCAGCAGGCGGAATCCGATGCCCTTGCTTTCGGCCAGCGTGCTGTAGATCTCGGCCACTTCCTCGACCATCTTCAGCGGGCTGAACGGCGACGACACGATTTCCAGCTCGCCCGCCTCGATCTTCGACATGTCGAGGATGTTGTTCAGGATCCGCAGCAACAGCTCGCCCGAGTTGCGGATCGTATTGATCATCTTGTGCTGCCGCTCGGTCTCGAGCGTCGGCGCCAGCAGGTCGGCGATGCCCAGCACCCCGTTCAGCGGCGTCCGGATCTCGTGGCTCATATTGGCAAGGAACATGCTCTTGGCATCGCTCGCCGCCAGCGCCTTGAGCCGCTCGTTGTAAAGCTCGGTCACGTCCGAGCCGACCCCGCGATAGCCGCTGAACTCGCCGGTTATCAGGTCATAGAAGGGCGCAGCGGACAGCCGGAACCAGACCTGTGAACCGTCGGTGTTGCGTGACGACAGGATATGGTTCGAAAATCCTTCCCGCGCGTCCAGCGCGTCCTGCACCACCTTCCACGCCGCCACGTCGGACTCGGCGGGCTGCCCGCCGGGCAGCAGCGCCGACAGGCTCTTGCCATCGAGTTCGGCTGGGTCCTGCCCGGTGATGGTCTGGAAGGTATCCGACAGGAAACTGTGATTGAGGTCGGCGTCCAGTTCGAAGAACCAGTCGCTCGAAATCGCCGCCACGTCGTAGAAGCGGCGCACGGCCGTATCCCGCTCCTGCAGCGCGCGCATCAGGTCCGCGTTCGACTGCCGCAACGCGGCCTCGGATTCCTTGCGCGCGGAAATGTCGATCAGCACACCCGAGATACGCATCGTCCGGCCCTCGGCATCGCGCGACGTGATCCGCCCGCGCATCTCGACCCAGACATACTGCCCGCCGGCGTGTTTCATCCGGAACTCGCGGCGCACATGGTTGCGCTGCCCGCTCAGCAGCATCTCGAAATTCTGCAGCACCTGCGCCCGCTGGTCGGGGTCGACAAGCTCGAAATGCGACATCACCGTCTTGCCCGACACCGCCTCCCGTCCGCGCCCGAGGATCGCGGCATAGCGATCGTTGGTGATCACCTGGTCGACGCCACGGCGCCATTCCCACGTGCCCACCTGCGCGCCCTCGATGATCTCGGCAAGCCGCTCCTCGGCGCGCTTCAGCTCGGTAATGTCGATCCGCATTCCGACCCAGCCCCCATCGAGGGTCGGCTCCTCCATGATCCGGACGCTCCGACCGCTCAGAAGGTTCTCGGTAATGGAGGACTGCCGCTCGTCGCGCCGCGCCAGCCGCTCGGCAATCCAGGTCTCCTCGCACCCCACGGCATCGGCGTATTCGCCGTGCTCGACCCCGTACCGAAGCAGCTCCTCGTAGCCCACGCCCGGCTCCATCGCGGCGGCGGAGCGCGGATAGAACTCGCGGTACTTGTCGTTGAAGATCACCAGCTTGTCGTCACGGTCGTAATAGGCAAACGCATCCGGCAGCGCCGAAAGCGCGTTCTCCAACAGCCAGCGCGACCGTTCGGCATCCTGCTCGGCGGTCTTCATCGCGGTAATGTCGGTCGCCACGTGCACCAGAATGCCGTCCGCGCCTTCCTCGTCGATCTCGGCGCTGATGTTGAGATCGATCCAGTATTCCTCGCCGTCGCGGGTCGCGTTGAGGATCTCGCCGCGGAACGGCTTGCCCACCTCGATCGCCTCGCCGATCTGGCGCGCGATGTCCGGGTCGCTGTTGTCGCTGCGGGTAAACTCCAGAAGCGACCGGCCCGCCATCTCCTCCAGCGCGTAGCCGGACCGCTCGATGAACGCCCGGTTCGCCCACATGACGTTGCCGGTCCGGTCGGTGATGATGACGTGGTTCGTCATCAGCTCGGCCACCTTGCTCAACCGCTCCAGCCGGTTGCGCGCCTGCGCGTCATGGGTCACGTCGCGGATCACGGCGACGAACCGGAAATCGGGGTCGCCCGGCCGGCCGCTCGCCGCCACCGTCGCCTCGTGAATCTCCACCTTTCCCACGTCATAACGCTCGAACCGGCGCGCCTGCGACACGCCGTTCTCCTCGGCCTCATCCATGCAGCGGTCGAGGATCTTCGAAATGTAGTCCGGCAGCACATCGGCCGGCGTCTTGCCCGCCCGCCGCTCCATCGGCACGATCATCATGTCCGAGGGCCCGGCCGAAATGCCGGTATAGCGACGCTGGGCATCCAGTTCGAAGAACAGCTCCGGCAAGGTACGGAACAGCGCCTTGAACCGGTTCGTGGTCAGCCGAAGCGCCTCTTCGGCGCGTTCCCGGGCGACATCGGCCTCGATCCGGCGGATCGTCACCCAGATGATGTCGGCCACGGCCTTCAGCAATTCGATCGTGGGCTCTGCAAAGGGCGTGGCGATACGGGTGTTGTCGAACCCGATGAACCCGCCAAGCTCGCCGTCATGCATGAAGGGCACAACGAGAAGCGCCTTGATATCCTGATCCTTCAGCGTCCGGCTCAGTTCGCCGTCATGGTCCCAGTTATCGACATCGGGAAGGTGAATATGGGCGCCCGCCAGAAGGTCGTCCATCCACGGCTCGAGAATCTCGACCGGAAGGTCCTTGTTGTCCTCGATCGCCGGGCGTGTCGTGTCGGCCACCCACTCGTGGGTATTGTCGAGCCGCCCCTCGGGCGTGACGCGGAAAATATAGCACCGGTCAGCGCCGGCAATCGCGCCGACCCGTTCGATCCCCTGCTCCAGAAGGGCATCAAGATCATCGGGCGTCGCACGCACGAGATCGGCAAGAAGCCTCGTGACGAACGCCTGATCTTTCACTGCTCGCGAATGGGTCATGTCCATTCGAACTCTCCGGAAAACCTTGGCCTGCGAAGCACCATACAAATACGGCATCTTTAAGGATGCTCTTGGTTTGAAATCTGTTTTCGCGCCCGGTTCGTGGCCCTATTTGCGCGTCTCTAGCACGCGCGTAACACGCGCGTCGAGGCGCCAAAATCCAGCTGGGCCAAACCGTCGCACAGAGGACTCACCCCGCCGTGCCGCCCCCGGTTTCCGACCAGATCGCGCGCAGCTCGTCGGCCAGCGTCATCGGGTCGAACGGCTTGGACAGAACCTTGACGGCCCCCAGCCCCATCAGCCGGTCGACCTCCTTGCCGTGCACCTTCGCCGTCAGGAAGACGGCCGGTGCCGAGGCGAGGCTGTCCAACGACTTGAGCGCAGACATCGTCATCGGACCATCCATGTCCGGCATCATGACGTCCAGCAGCAAGAGCTGCGGACCAAATGCCTCTGCGGCCGCAACCGCCTCTTCCCCTGAAGAGAAACCGCGCACTGAAAGACCCCCCACAGTCGACAGGGCCACGTCGATCAGATCGCGGATGGCCGGGTCGTCGTCAACAAACAAGACCCTTTCCAGCTCGCTCATGTCACTTCCTCTGGTTTGCATCCCGGCGTCACCCATTATGGGACACAATTGCGTGTCAGGCATGTTCAAATGCTCCTGTCACGTCAAATCCCGTTTCGCAGAGTGGAAATTCAACCCAAAAACGCGCGCCCTCGCCTTCGCGAGACGCAAAACCAACACGTCCACCCATCTGGTTCGCCAGTTCCTTCGATATTGCAAGACCGAGCCCGGAACCACCGCTTTTCCGCGTGTCCGACGCATCGGTCTGTGAAAACTTCTCAAAGATTGCCCCGTGAAACTTCTCGGGGATCCCGCGACCCCGGTCGCTCACGACGATACGTACCGCTCCGGGGATATTCTCTACGGTAATCGTCACTGTCTGGCCTTCTGCCGAGAACTTGACCGCATTCGAGATGTAGTTGGTCAGGATTTGTGCGGCCCGGTCATGGTCGACCGAAACCTGCACCTCGGGCACCGTGCCCGCGATAGCCAGCCGCACGCCGAACCGCTCGGCATATCCCTGGTTGATGTCGACCGAGTGCCGCACCAGCGTGTCCAGCGGGCTCGGCGCGACCTCCAGCGTCAACTTGCCCGCGGTAAGCCGTTCGAGATCGAGGATCTCGTCGATCAGCCCGCCCAGCCGCTTGCTGTTGGCCATGGCCGCCTCGACGATCTTGTCGCCCTTCTCGTCCAACTTGCCAAACACGCCATTCCGGACAAGCGACAGCGTCCCCGAAATCGAGGTCAGCGGCGTCCGAAGCTCGTGGCTGACCGTCGCGATGAACTCCGCCTGCATCCGCGCCACCCGCCGCTTCTCGGTGATGTCGCGGATGATGGCGATGAAGACCTTCTCACCCCGCGTCTCCACCTCCGAAACCGCGAACGACACCGGGAAGGCCTCGCCGTTCCGGCGCAGCGCCACCGTCTCGCGCACCTGCCCCAGAAGCTCCGACGCTTTGGGCGACAGG from the Roseovarius indicus genome contains:
- a CDS encoding PAS domain S-box protein, which encodes MTHSRAVKDQAFVTRLLADLVRATPDDLDALLEQGIERVGAIAGADRCYIFRVTPEGRLDNTHEWVADTTRPAIEDNKDLPVEILEPWMDDLLAGAHIHLPDVDNWDHDGELSRTLKDQDIKALLVVPFMHDGELGGFIGFDNTRIATPFAEPTIELLKAVADIIWVTIRRIEADVARERAEEALRLTTNRFKALFRTLPELFFELDAQRRYTGISAGPSDMMIVPMERRAGKTPADVLPDYISKILDRCMDEAEENGVSQARRFERYDVGKVEIHEATVAASGRPGDPDFRFVAVIRDVTHDAQARNRLERLSKVAELMTNHVIITDRTGNVMWANRAFIERSGYALEEMAGRSLLEFTRSDNSDPDIARQIGEAIEVGKPFRGEILNATRDGEEYWIDLNISAEIDEEGADGILVHVATDITAMKTAEQDAERSRWLLENALSALPDAFAYYDRDDKLVIFNDKYREFYPRSAAAMEPGVGYEELLRYGVEHGEYADAVGCEETWIAERLARRDERQSSITENLLSGRSVRIMEEPTLDGGWVGMRIDITELKRAEERLAEIIEGAQVGTWEWRRGVDQVITNDRYAAILGRGREAVSGKTVMSHFELVDPDQRAQVLQNFEMLLSGQRNHVRREFRMKHAGGQYVWVEMRGRITSRDAEGRTMRISGVLIDISARKESEAALRQSNADLMRALQERDTAVRRFYDVAAISSDWFFELDADLNHSFLSDTFQTITGQDPAELDGKSLSALLPGGQPAESDVAAWKVVQDALDAREGFSNHILSSRNTDGSQVWFRLSAAPFYDLITGEFSGYRGVGSDVTELYNERLKALAASDAKSMFLANMSHEIRTPLNGVLGIADLLAPTLETERQHKMINTIRNSGELLLRILNNILDMSKIEAGELEIVSSPFSPLKMVEEVAEIYSTLAESKGIGFRLLVSPGAGAGRSGDEHRLKQVLHNLLNNAMKFTADGEVTLKLSARKNKPLIFEVTDSGIGMTDEQLKNIFQAFRQAGADISARYGGTGLGLAVVRDMTRLMGGEIDVTSTPGHGTTFRVTLPLEEVALPQPAEAGDEAAPEVRPVRDSYPGRRALVADDSSTNRLVITTMLGSSGIEIEEARDGRDAIEIWKAAQEACEGAPFDILMIDISMPEMDGMACLDEIRRLEKEAGLEPAPAVAATANAMPQQIADYIVAGFDSFLSKPFRQRELLELLDAFIPAEEP
- a CDS encoding response regulator, giving the protein MSELERVLFVDDDPAIRDLIDVALSTVGGLSVRGFSSGEEAVAAAEAFGPQLLLLDVMMPDMDGPMTMSALKSLDSLASAPAVFLTAKVHGKEVDRLMGLGAVKVLSKPFDPMTLADELRAIWSETGGGTAG